In Rhinoderma darwinii isolate aRhiDar2 chromosome 9, aRhiDar2.hap1, whole genome shotgun sequence, the following are encoded in one genomic region:
- the TFIP11 gene encoding tuftelin-interacting protein 11 isoform X1 yields MAAKCSTTSAHRPFLLMLLKSQPSNDVAHEVIMSMSHLYGKDEDSDGVEMESFQITDWDIQNEFNPNRRKHWQTKEETTYGIWAERDSDDERPSFGGKKSRDYSAPVNFISAGIRKPAAEEKSDSDSENETAPKVEEFQPTKLRTGGNFKPLQKTFAGGIKSSNDFGSWERHTKGIGQKLLQKMGYVSGRGLGKNAQGIIAPIEAKQRKGKGAVGAYGSERTKQSLKDFPMVDSEEEEEKEFQKELSQWRKDPSGGKRKPKYAYKTVEELKAKGIGSKVMSAPQKQISQVKVIDMTGREQKVYYSYSQISHKHNIPEEAPAVGKEEKPQGFVLPELEHNLQLLIEMTEQEIIQNDRQLQYEKDMVVNLTHELGKLSEVLSREDKAISNLSQVLKTVEECEQRMQPGCDNPLTLEECARVFEMLQDKYYEEYKMSEKTDLSVAIVYPLMKEYFKDWNPLRDPMYGIDIMTKWKNLLEEGHLSHSAQDAAMDTYHRLLWETWVPFLRNIISQWQPRNCAPMVDFLDCWVHLLPVWILDNILDQLIFPKLQKEVENWNPLTDTVPIHSWIHPWLPLMQSRLEPLFSPIRNKLANALQKWHPSDSSAKLILQPWKEVFTPGSWEAFMIKNIAPKLGLCLGEFVINPHQQHMDVFHWILDWEGMIALSSLVGLLEKHFFPKWLQVLCSWLSNNPNYEEITKWYLGWKSMFSDQVLAHPGIKDRFNEALDIMNRAVSSNVGAYMQPGARESIAYLTQTERRKDFQYEAMQERRDAESIAQRGIGVATVPMNFKDLIQSKAEEHNIVFMPLIGKRHEGKQLYNFNRIVIYIDRGVVYVQGEKTWVPTSLQSLIDMAK; encoded by the exons ATGGCCGCCAAATGCAGCACAACCTCTGCACATCGACCCTTCCTCTTGATGCTACTGAAGTCCCAGCCGTCCAATGATGTGGCGCACG AGGTTATCATGTCTATGTCACATCTTTACGGCAAAGATGAAGACAGCGATGGCGTGGAAATGGAAAGCTTTCAGATCACCGACTGGGACATACAGAATGAGTTCAATCCAAACCGCCGGAAGCACTGGCAGACAAAGGAAGAAACTACGTACGGCATATGGGCAGAGCGAGACTCTGATGACGAGAGGCCAAGCTTTGGTGGCAAGAA GTCTCGCGACTATTCCGCACCGGTAAATTTCATCAGCGCTGGGATTCGCAAGCCTGCAGCAGAAGAGAAGTCTGATAGCGACTCCGAGAATGAGACCGCGCCAAAAGTGGAGGAGTTCCAGCCAACGAAGCTGAGGACG GGTGGGAATTTTAAACCTTTACAGAAAACATTTGCCGGAGGAATCAAGTCCAGTAATGATTTTGGATCTTGGGAGAGACATACCAAAGGAATTGGTCAGAAACTCCTGCAGAAGATGGGTTACGTTTCCGGGAGAGGCTTGGGAAAGAACGCTCAAG GTATCATTGCTCCTATTGAGGCCAAGCAAAGAAAAGGCAAAGGAGCAGTGGGCGCCTACGGCTCAGAACGGACCAAGCAGTCCTTGAAGGATTTCCCTATGGTGGATTCGGAGGAAGAGGAAGAAAAG GAATTTCAGAAAGAATTGAGTCAATGGAGAAAAGACCCAAGTGGAGGCAAGAGGAAACCCAAATATGCCTATAAGACGGTGGAGGAGCTCAAAGCCAAGGGGATTGGTAGTAAAGTAATGTCCGCTCCGCAGAAGCAAATATCACAAGTCAAG GTGATTGATATGACGGGACGAGAGCAGAAAGTCTATTACAGCTACAGCCAGAtctcccacaaacacaacatcccAGAAGAGGCACCTGCGGTTGGGAAGGAGGAGAAGCCACAGGGGTTTGTCCTACCTGAACTAGAGCACAATCTGCAGCTACTGATCGAGATGACGGAGCAGGAGATCATCCAGAATGATCGGCAGCTGCAGTACGAGAAGGACATGGTTGTGAATCTCACTCACGAGTTGGGAAAACTATCCGAAGTGTTATCCAGGGAGGACAAAGCCATTAGTAACCTGAGCCAAGTGCTGAAGACCGTGGAGGAATGCGAGCAGAGGATGCAGCCCGGCTGCGACAATCCCCTGACGCTGGAGGAGTGCGCGCGCGTTTTCGAAATGCTGCAAGACAAGTATTACGAAGAATACAAAATgtcagagaagacagacctgtcgGTTGCGATCGTCTATCCTCTGATGAAAGAATACTTCAAAGACTGGAACCCTTTACGG GACCCGATGTACGGTATTGACATCATGACCAAGTGGAAGAATCTCCTGGAGGAAGGACACCTGTCCCACAGTGCACAGGACGCAGCTATGGACACCTATCATAG acttCTTTGGGAGACCTGGGTTCCATTCCTGAGAAATATCATCTCACAATGGCAACCCCGAAACTGCGCGCCTATGGTGGATTTCTTGGATTGCTGGGTCCACTTGTTGCCAGTCTGGATTCTGGATAATATACTGGACCAACTAATTTTTCCCAAATTACAGAAAGAG GTCGAGAACTGGAACCCGCTGACAGACACTGTACCAATACACTCATGGATTCACCCCTGGCTACCATTAATGCAATCTCGACTCGAGCCGCTGTTCTCTCCAATCAGGAACAAGCTAGCCAACGCCCTCCAGAAGTGGCACCCCAGCGACTCTTCAGCCAAGCTGATCCTTCAGCCTTGGAAAGAGGTTTTTACCCCCGGATCTTGGGAAGCCTTCATGATCAAAAACATTGCGCCCAAGTTGG GTTTGTGTCTTGGAGAGTTTGTCATTAATCCGCACCAGCAGCACATGGACGTGTTCCACTGGATTTTGGATTGGGAGGGGATGATCGCTCTTTCCAGCCTCGTTGGACTCCTGGAGAAACATTTCTTTCCAAAGTGGCTACAG GTCTTGTGCTCCTGGCTCAGTAATAATCCAAACTATGAGGAGATAACGAAGTGGTATCTTGGCTGGAAGTCCATGTTCTCAGATCAGGTTTTAGCCCATCCTGGAATCAAGGACCGATTTAATGAAGCATTGGACATAATGAACAGAGCCGTGTCCTCGAACGTTG gtgcgtACATGCAGCCCGGAGCTCGGGAAAGCATAGCCTACCTGACCCAGACGGAGAGAAGGAAAGACTTCCAGTACGAAGCCATGCAGGAGCGACGGGATGCAGAAAGCATTGCACAGAGAGGCATTGGAGTCGCTACAGTCCCTATGAACTTCAAGGACCTGATCCAATCTAAAGCAGAGGAACACAACATCGTCTTTATGCCTCTTATCGGCAAGCGGcatgaagggaagcagctctaCAACTTCAACCGTATTGTCATCTACATAGACAGGGGTGTTGTGTACGTGCAGGGAGAGAAGACCTGGGTGCCCACCTCCCTGCAGAGCCTCATAGACATGGCCAAATAG
- the TFIP11 gene encoding tuftelin-interacting protein 11 isoform X2, with protein sequence MSMSHLYGKDEDSDGVEMESFQITDWDIQNEFNPNRRKHWQTKEETTYGIWAERDSDDERPSFGGKKSRDYSAPVNFISAGIRKPAAEEKSDSDSENETAPKVEEFQPTKLRTGGNFKPLQKTFAGGIKSSNDFGSWERHTKGIGQKLLQKMGYVSGRGLGKNAQGIIAPIEAKQRKGKGAVGAYGSERTKQSLKDFPMVDSEEEEEKEFQKELSQWRKDPSGGKRKPKYAYKTVEELKAKGIGSKVMSAPQKQISQVKVIDMTGREQKVYYSYSQISHKHNIPEEAPAVGKEEKPQGFVLPELEHNLQLLIEMTEQEIIQNDRQLQYEKDMVVNLTHELGKLSEVLSREDKAISNLSQVLKTVEECEQRMQPGCDNPLTLEECARVFEMLQDKYYEEYKMSEKTDLSVAIVYPLMKEYFKDWNPLRDPMYGIDIMTKWKNLLEEGHLSHSAQDAAMDTYHRLLWETWVPFLRNIISQWQPRNCAPMVDFLDCWVHLLPVWILDNILDQLIFPKLQKEVENWNPLTDTVPIHSWIHPWLPLMQSRLEPLFSPIRNKLANALQKWHPSDSSAKLILQPWKEVFTPGSWEAFMIKNIAPKLGLCLGEFVINPHQQHMDVFHWILDWEGMIALSSLVGLLEKHFFPKWLQVLCSWLSNNPNYEEITKWYLGWKSMFSDQVLAHPGIKDRFNEALDIMNRAVSSNVGAYMQPGARESIAYLTQTERRKDFQYEAMQERRDAESIAQRGIGVATVPMNFKDLIQSKAEEHNIVFMPLIGKRHEGKQLYNFNRIVIYIDRGVVYVQGEKTWVPTSLQSLIDMAK encoded by the exons ATGTCTATGTCACATCTTTACGGCAAAGATGAAGACAGCGATGGCGTGGAAATGGAAAGCTTTCAGATCACCGACTGGGACATACAGAATGAGTTCAATCCAAACCGCCGGAAGCACTGGCAGACAAAGGAAGAAACTACGTACGGCATATGGGCAGAGCGAGACTCTGATGACGAGAGGCCAAGCTTTGGTGGCAAGAA GTCTCGCGACTATTCCGCACCGGTAAATTTCATCAGCGCTGGGATTCGCAAGCCTGCAGCAGAAGAGAAGTCTGATAGCGACTCCGAGAATGAGACCGCGCCAAAAGTGGAGGAGTTCCAGCCAACGAAGCTGAGGACG GGTGGGAATTTTAAACCTTTACAGAAAACATTTGCCGGAGGAATCAAGTCCAGTAATGATTTTGGATCTTGGGAGAGACATACCAAAGGAATTGGTCAGAAACTCCTGCAGAAGATGGGTTACGTTTCCGGGAGAGGCTTGGGAAAGAACGCTCAAG GTATCATTGCTCCTATTGAGGCCAAGCAAAGAAAAGGCAAAGGAGCAGTGGGCGCCTACGGCTCAGAACGGACCAAGCAGTCCTTGAAGGATTTCCCTATGGTGGATTCGGAGGAAGAGGAAGAAAAG GAATTTCAGAAAGAATTGAGTCAATGGAGAAAAGACCCAAGTGGAGGCAAGAGGAAACCCAAATATGCCTATAAGACGGTGGAGGAGCTCAAAGCCAAGGGGATTGGTAGTAAAGTAATGTCCGCTCCGCAGAAGCAAATATCACAAGTCAAG GTGATTGATATGACGGGACGAGAGCAGAAAGTCTATTACAGCTACAGCCAGAtctcccacaaacacaacatcccAGAAGAGGCACCTGCGGTTGGGAAGGAGGAGAAGCCACAGGGGTTTGTCCTACCTGAACTAGAGCACAATCTGCAGCTACTGATCGAGATGACGGAGCAGGAGATCATCCAGAATGATCGGCAGCTGCAGTACGAGAAGGACATGGTTGTGAATCTCACTCACGAGTTGGGAAAACTATCCGAAGTGTTATCCAGGGAGGACAAAGCCATTAGTAACCTGAGCCAAGTGCTGAAGACCGTGGAGGAATGCGAGCAGAGGATGCAGCCCGGCTGCGACAATCCCCTGACGCTGGAGGAGTGCGCGCGCGTTTTCGAAATGCTGCAAGACAAGTATTACGAAGAATACAAAATgtcagagaagacagacctgtcgGTTGCGATCGTCTATCCTCTGATGAAAGAATACTTCAAAGACTGGAACCCTTTACGG GACCCGATGTACGGTATTGACATCATGACCAAGTGGAAGAATCTCCTGGAGGAAGGACACCTGTCCCACAGTGCACAGGACGCAGCTATGGACACCTATCATAG acttCTTTGGGAGACCTGGGTTCCATTCCTGAGAAATATCATCTCACAATGGCAACCCCGAAACTGCGCGCCTATGGTGGATTTCTTGGATTGCTGGGTCCACTTGTTGCCAGTCTGGATTCTGGATAATATACTGGACCAACTAATTTTTCCCAAATTACAGAAAGAG GTCGAGAACTGGAACCCGCTGACAGACACTGTACCAATACACTCATGGATTCACCCCTGGCTACCATTAATGCAATCTCGACTCGAGCCGCTGTTCTCTCCAATCAGGAACAAGCTAGCCAACGCCCTCCAGAAGTGGCACCCCAGCGACTCTTCAGCCAAGCTGATCCTTCAGCCTTGGAAAGAGGTTTTTACCCCCGGATCTTGGGAAGCCTTCATGATCAAAAACATTGCGCCCAAGTTGG GTTTGTGTCTTGGAGAGTTTGTCATTAATCCGCACCAGCAGCACATGGACGTGTTCCACTGGATTTTGGATTGGGAGGGGATGATCGCTCTTTCCAGCCTCGTTGGACTCCTGGAGAAACATTTCTTTCCAAAGTGGCTACAG GTCTTGTGCTCCTGGCTCAGTAATAATCCAAACTATGAGGAGATAACGAAGTGGTATCTTGGCTGGAAGTCCATGTTCTCAGATCAGGTTTTAGCCCATCCTGGAATCAAGGACCGATTTAATGAAGCATTGGACATAATGAACAGAGCCGTGTCCTCGAACGTTG gtgcgtACATGCAGCCCGGAGCTCGGGAAAGCATAGCCTACCTGACCCAGACGGAGAGAAGGAAAGACTTCCAGTACGAAGCCATGCAGGAGCGACGGGATGCAGAAAGCATTGCACAGAGAGGCATTGGAGTCGCTACAGTCCCTATGAACTTCAAGGACCTGATCCAATCTAAAGCAGAGGAACACAACATCGTCTTTATGCCTCTTATCGGCAAGCGGcatgaagggaagcagctctaCAACTTCAACCGTATTGTCATCTACATAGACAGGGGTGTTGTGTACGTGCAGGGAGAGAAGACCTGGGTGCCCACCTCCCTGCAGAGCCTCATAGACATGGCCAAATAG